A genomic stretch from Schistosoma haematobium chromosome 2, whole genome shotgun sequence includes:
- a CDS encoding hypothetical protein (EggNog:ENOG410V5MR~COG:G,O,T) has translation MLQLQGKLQEALLHYREAIRISPTFADAYSNMGNTLKELQDVQGAMQCYQRAIQINPAFADAHSNLASILKDSGNLADAITSYKTALKLKPNFPDAFCNLAHCLQIVCDWSDYKHRMKKLVSMVQDQLESNRLPSVHPHHSMLYPLTHDQRKKIAGKHASLCLEKVSLLHHQPFRFSKKLPAGQRLRIGYVSSDFCNHPTSHLMQSIPGLHDRTKVEVFCYSLAPDDGTNFRAKVANEAEHFVDLSGIQCHGKAADKIASDGIHILLNMNGYTKGARNEIFALKPAPIQAMWLGYPGTSGSTFMDYIITDMVTSPMHLSHQYSEKLAYMPKTFFIGDHQQMFPHLRNRVILESAEDATAGRRVTDNSIVVSGLDIKPLLQVACVREVTYGGRLVEIHGSQRKEVSYFTKLTVLTIPSLQPIQNMIRTNSPSCTINGVTIHNGLVTQQTQSKASAGEEVPRDLILTSRQHYGLPEDAVVFCNFNQLYKVDPSTMRMWVEILKGVPNSVLWLLRFPAAGEAGALAAASEMGLQQVNRRILFSNVAPKEEHVRRGQVSFQNFITYKYRLLMSVWTRLCAMDILLGWTFCGLVVL, from the coding sequence ATGCTTCAATTACAGGGAAAATTGCAAGAAGCTTTGTTGCACTATCGGGAAGCCATTCGCATATCACCAACGTTTGCTGACGCTTACTCCAATATGGGGAACACCTTGAAAGAATTGCAGGATGTTCAAGGTGCGATGCAGTGTTATCAAAGAGCTATTCAGATTAATCCTGCCTTCGCTGATGCTCATTCAAATCTAGCTAGCATTCTGAAGGACAGCGGTAACCTCGCCGATGCTATAACATCCTACAAGACCGCCTTAAAATTAAAACCTAACTTCCCAGATGCGTTTTGCAACCTTGCTCACTGTCTGCAAATTGTATGTGACTGGTCTGACTATAAGCATAGAATGAAGAAACTTGTTTCCATGGTACAAGATCAGCTGGAATCAAATCGCCTGCCATCTGTACACCCTCATCACTCCATGTTGTACCCACTGACGCATGACCAGCGCAAAAAGATTGCCGGAAAACATGCTTCGTTGTGTTTGGAAAAGGTGTCTTTGCTGCATCACCAACCATTTAGATTTAGCAAAAAATTACCTGCTGGGCAACGTTTAAGAATTGGCTACGTTAGCTCTGATTTTTGCAATCATCCAACTAGTCACTTGATGCAAAGTATTCCAGGTCTACATGATCGAACTAAAGTCGAGGTTTTCTGTTACTCACTCGCACCTGACGATGGCACCAATTTCAGGGCAAAGGTCGCGAATGAAGCTGAACACTTTGTTGATCTAAGTGGGATTCAGTGTCATGGAAAAGCTGCAGATAAAATCGCAAGCGATGGAATTCATATTCTTCTAAACATGAATGGCTATACAAAGGGTGCACGTAATGAAATATTTGCACTGAAGCCTGCACCGATTCAAGCTATGTGGCTAGGTTATCCTGGCACGAGTGGTTCGACATTTATGGATTATATCATCACGGATATGGTAACATCTCCCATGCACTTAAGCCACCAATACTCTGAGAAGTTGGCATACATGCCCAAGACATTTTTTATTGGGGATCATCAACAGATGTTTCCTCATTTACGCAACCGAGTTATTCTAGAGAGCGCTGAAGATGCCACCGCAGGGCGCCGTGTAACAGATAATTCCATCGTTGTCAGTGGCTTGGATATCAAACCTCTACTACAAGTTGCTTGTGTGCGCGAAGTCACTTATGGAGGTCGCTTGGTTGAGATTCATGGCAGCCAACGTAAAGAGGTTTCTTACTTCACAAAGCTCACCGTGTTAACGATTCCCTCGTTACAGCCTATACAAAACATGATTCGTACAAACAGTCCGTCTTGTACAATTAATGGCGTAACTATTCATAATGGTTTGGTGACACAGCAAACACAATCCAAAGCTTCTGCTGGTGAGGAAGTGCCTCGTGATCTCATTCTTACTTCCAGGCAACACTATGGCTTGCCAGAAGATGCCGTCGTTTTTTGCAACTTTAATCAGCTATATAAGGTTGATCCATCAACTATGAGAATGTGGGTTGAAATTCTGAAAGGTGTTCCGAACAGTGTGTTGTGGCTGCTACGCTTTCCAGCCGCTGGCGAAGCCGGTGCACTTGCAGCGGCCTCAGAAATGGGTCTTCAGCAGGTGAATCGTCGAATTTTATTTAGCAACGTTGCGCCAAAAGAGGAACATGTTCGGCGTGGTCAGGTAAGCTTCCAGAACTTTATAACTTATAAATACAGGTTGCTGATGTCTGTCTGGACACGCCTTTGTGCAATGGACATACTACTGGGATGGACGTTCTGTGGGCTGGTTGTCCTGTAG
- a CDS encoding hypothetical protein (EggNog:ENOG410V5MR~COG:G,O,T), producing MLQLQGKLQEALLHYREAIRISPTFADAYSNMGNTLKELQDVQGAMQCYQRAIQINPAFADAHSNLASILKDSGNLADAITSYKTALKLKPNFPDAFCNLAHCLQIVCDWSDYKHRMKKLVSMVQDQLESNRLPSVHPHHSMLYPLTHDQRKKIAGKHASLCLEKVSLLHHQPFRFSKKLPAGQRLRIGYVSSDFCNHPTSHLMQSIPGLHDRTKVEVFCYSLAPDDGTNFRAKVANEAEHFVDLSGIQCHGKAADKIASDGIHILLNMNGYTKGARNEIFALKPAPIQAMWLGYPGTSGSTFMDYIITDMVTSPMHLSHQYSEKLAYMPKTFFIGDHQQMFPHLRNRVILESAEDATAGRRVTDNSIVVSGLDIKPLLQVACVREVTYGGRLVEIHGSQRKEVSYFTKLTVLTIPSLQPIQNMIRTNSPSCTINGVTIHNGLVTQQTQSKASAGEEVPRDLILTSRQHYGLPEDAVVFCNFNQLYKVDPSTMRMWVEILKGVPNSVLWLLRFPAAGEAGALAAASEMGLQQVNRRILFSNVAPKEEHVRRGQVADVCLDTPLCNGHTTGMDVLWAGCPVVTLPLETLASRVAASQLHTLGCPELVANSQEDYVRIATKLGNNREYLQAMRAKVWKARESSALFSCRSYTADIEALYFRMWQQYEAGSIEHIVEWPSKFNKEST from the exons ATGCTTCAATTACAGGGAAAATTGCAAGAAGCTTTGTTGCACTATCGGGAAGCCATTCGCATATCACCAACGTTTGCTGACGCTTACTCCAATATGGGGAACACCTTGAAAGAATTGCAGGATGTTCAAGGTGCGATGCAGTGTTATCAAAGAGCTATTCAGATTAATCCTGCCTTCGCTGATGCTCATTCAAATCTAGCTAGCATTCTGAAGGACAGCGGTAACCTCGCCGATGCTATAACATCCTACAAGACCGCCTTAAAATTAAAACCTAACTTCCCAGATGCGTTTTGCAACCTTGCTCACTGTCTGCAAATTGTATGTGACTGGTCTGACTATAAGCATAGAATGAAGAAACTTGTTTCCATGGTACAAGATCAGCTGGAATCAAATCGCCTGCCATCTGTACACCCTCATCACTCCATGTTGTACCCACTGACGCATGACCAGCGCAAAAAGATTGCCGGAAAACATGCTTCGTTGTGTTTGGAAAAGGTGTCTTTGCTGCATCACCAACCATTTAGATTTAGCAAAAAATTACCTGCTGGGCAACGTTTAAGAATTGGCTACGTTAGCTCTGATTTTTGCAATCATCCAACTAGTCACTTGATGCAAAGTATTCCAGGTCTACATGATCGAACTAAAGTCGAGGTTTTCTGTTACTCACTCGCACCTGACGATGGCACCAATTTCAGGGCAAAGGTCGCGAATGAAGCTGAACACTTTGTTGATCTAAGTGGGATTCAGTGTCATGGAAAAGCTGCAGATAAAATCGCAAGCGATGGAATTCATATTCTTCTAAACATGAATGGCTATACAAAGGGTGCACGTAATGAAATATTTGCACTGAAGCCTGCACCGATTCAAGCTATGTGGCTAGGTTATCCTGGCACGAGTGGTTCGACATTTATGGATTATATCATCACGGATATGGTAACATCTCCCATGCACTTAAGCCACCAATACTCTGAGAAGTTGGCATACATGCCCAAGACATTTTTTATTGGGGATCATCAACAGATGTTTCCTCATTTACGCAACCGAGTTATTCTAGAGAGCGCTGAAGATGCCACCGCAGGGCGCCGTGTAACAGATAATTCCATCGTTGTCAGTGGCTTGGATATCAAACCTCTACTACAAGTTGCTTGTGTGCGCGAAGTCACTTATGGAGGTCGCTTGGTTGAGATTCATGGCAGCCAACGTAAAGAGGTTTCTTACTTCACAAAGCTCACCGTGTTAACGATTCCCTCGTTACAGCCTATACAAAACATGATTCGTACAAACAGTCCGTCTTGTACAATTAATGGCGTAACTATTCATAATGGTTTGGTGACACAGCAAACACAATCCAAAGCTTCTGCTGGTGAGGAAGTGCCTCGTGATCTCATTCTTACTTCCAGGCAACACTATGGCTTGCCAGAAGATGCCGTCGTTTTTTGCAACTTTAATCAGCTATATAAGGTTGATCCATCAACTATGAGAATGTGGGTTGAAATTCTGAAAGGTGTTCCGAACAGTGTGTTGTGGCTGCTACGCTTTCCAGCCGCTGGCGAAGCCGGTGCACTTGCAGCGGCCTCAGAAATGGGTCTTCAGCAGGTGAATCGTCGAATTTTATTTAGCAACGTTGCGCCAAAAGAGGAACATGTTCGGCGTGGTCAG GTTGCTGATGTCTGTCTGGACACGCCTTTGTGCAATGGACATACTACTGGGATGGACGTTCTGTGGGCTGGTTGTCCTGTAGTTACCCTTCCACTCGAAACATTGGCAAGTCGCGTTGCGGCCAGCCAGCTTCACACGTTGGGATGTCCTGAGCTTGTGGCTAACAGTCAGGAGGACTACGTTCGAATTGCAACCAAGTTGGGGAACAACCGGGAATATCTTCAAGCAATGCGGGCTAAA GTTTGGAAGGCAAGAGAGTCGTCTGCTCTTTTCAGCTGTCGCAGCTACACTGCTGACATAGAAGCCCTTTATTTTCGAATGTGGCAGCAGTATGAAGCCGGCTCTATTGAACACATCGTAGAATGGCCGTCGAAGTTCAATAAGGAGAGTACTTAG